In Gossypium arboreum isolate Shixiya-1 chromosome 5, ASM2569848v2, whole genome shotgun sequence, a single genomic region encodes these proteins:
- the LOC108469125 gene encoding transcription factor MYB93-like: protein MGRSACCDENGLKKGPWTPEEDQKLVHYIKRHGHGSWRALPRLAGLNRCGKSCRLRWTNYLRPDIKRGKFSQDEEQTILHLHSVLGNKWSAIATHLPGRTDNEIKNFWNTHLKKKLIQMGIDPMTHQPRTDIFASLPQLIALANLKDLLENSPHLFDDQALILQAEAAHLAKLQYMQLLLHSAASTTTNDDSLSSPNGIADMEALNLLSSPVPAHVKENPVIPNSSQFSVGNASSQQLHHPTLLPHLLDPQVPFSFQTSLNNENTEMGNCSSFTMLSQGDNQTDNSSSWLLPSPTIPPTATDTSLSNPGDVSSNSSNNNGAASPYWPELYFDDSIMHEIS from the exons ATGGGGAGATCTGCATGCTGTGACGAGAATGGCCTCAAGAAAGGACCTTGGACTCCCGAAGAAGACCAAAAGCTGGTTCACTACATTAAACGACATGGCCATGGCAGTTGGAGAGCTCTCCCTAGGCTTGCAG GTCTGAACAGATGTGGCAAAAGCTGTAGGCTAAGGTGGACGAATTACTTGAGGCCTGATATCAAGAGGGGCAAATTTTCTCAAGATGAAGAACAAACAATCCTGCATTTGCACTCCGTACTCGGAAACAA GTGGTCAGCCATTGCAACACATCTGCCAGGGCGCACTGATAACGAAATCAAGAACTTCTGGAATACCCATTTAAAGAAAAAGCTGATTCAAATGGGCATTGATCCAATGACCCATCAACCCAGAACTGACATCTTTGCTAGCTTGCCTCAGCTCATAGCCCTTGCTAACCTTAAAGACCTCCTGGAAAACAGTCCTCATCTATTCGATGACCAAGCTTTAATATTACAGGCAGAAGCTGCTCACTTGGCTAAGCTTCAATACATGCAATTACTCCTCCATTCTGCTGCTTCAACGACGACCAACGACGACTCGTTATCTTCACCAAATGGCATTGCAGACATGGAAGCTCTCAACTTATTAAGTTCACCAGTTCCAGCTCATGTCAAAGAAAACCCAGTTATTCCAAATTCATCCCAATTTTCTGTGGGAAATGCTTCTTCTCAACAACTCCACCATCCCACCCTGTTACCTCACTTACTAGACCCACAAGTCCCTTTCAGTTTCCAAACATCGTTGAATAATGAAAACACTGAGATGGGGAACTGTTCCAGCTTTACAATGCTCAGCCAGGGAGATAACCAAACCGATAACTCATCGTCATGGCTTCTTCCATCCCCTACCATTCCTCCAACAGCCACCGACACATCACTAAGCAATCCAGGAGATGTGAGCAGTAATTCTAGCAACAATAATGGCGCCGCCTCTCCTTACTGGCCTGAACTCTATTTCGACGACTCCATCATGCATGAGATTTCTTAG